Below is a window of Anaeromyxobacter diazotrophicus DNA.
CGGCGCGGGGGCCGTCGTCGGGCGTCGAGACCGCCAGCACCGGCGCGGCCTCGGTCAGCCCGTACCCCTCGTAGAGGTCGAAGCCCAGCTCGTGGAAGGCGCGCTGGACGTCCGGCGCCAGCGCCGAGCCGCCCGAGACGAGGATGCGCAGCCGCCCGCCGAGCTTCCGGTGCACCGGCCAGAAGAGGAGCTTGCCGAGGTTCGCGCCCAGCCGGTCGCGCAGGCCGGCGTTCGCGCCCATGAGCGCGCGGGCGGCCGCCTCCACCGCGCCGGGGCGGGCCGACAGCTCCTGGGTGATGCGCCGGTGGAGGAGCGCCCACAGCGCGGGGACGCCGATCATGGCGGTGACGCGCCCGCTCTCCAGCGCGTCCCCGAGCGTGTCGGCGGTGAGCTCGTCGAGGTACTCCACCTCCGCGCCGCGCGCGAGCGGCACCAGCAGCCCGCAGGTGAACTCGAAGGTGTGGTGGAGCGGCAGCACCGACAGGAGCCCGTCGCCGGGCCCGAGGTCGAAGATCGACGAGAGCCGCGCCACCAGGCTGGTGAAGTTGCGGTGGGTGAGGAGGACGCCCTTGGGCGTGCCCGTGGTGCCGCTCGTGTAGATGAGCGAGGCGACGTCGTCGGGCTGGGGCGGCGGGAGGCGCGGCGCCGCGGCGGGGTCGCCCGCCAGCGCCTCGGCGAGCCCGAGCGGCGCCGGGCCGCCCTCGCCGCGCCAGGCCTGGACGAGCTCCGCCGCGCGCTCGGCCACCTCCTCCGAGAGGAGCGCCAGCTTCGCCCCGGCGCTGCGCGCCAGGTTCGCGAGCTCGGGCTGGGAGAGCTGGGCGTCCACCGGCACCGCCACGCCGCCGGCGGCGAGGACGCCGAAGAAGGCGATGCCCCACTCCGGGCGGTTCTCCGCGGCGAGCAGCACGCGGTCGCCCGGCCGGACGCCCCGCGCGGCGAGCGCGCCCGCGACGCGCTCCGCGGCCGCGCCCAGCTCGGCGTAGGTGTAGCGGTCCTTGCGCGCGCCGGTCATCCGCAGCGCGACGCGGCGCCGGTGGGTCTCGCAGGAGGCGTGGAGCAGCTCGAGCAGGTCGCGGTGCTGCTTCACGGGGTGGACCTTCTTCTGCGACTCCTCCTCCAGGCCGGGGAACACCCACTCCTCGAGGCCCTTCATGTGGACGTCGAGCCAGTACTCGCGCCAGGCGAGGCGCTCCGGGTCCCAGGGCAGCCGCTCCTGGTCCGCCGGCGCGAGCCGCGCGTACAGCTCGCGCAGGTGGGCGCAGCGGAAGACGTACCGGTTCTCCCACACGAAGGGCATGAAGAGCTCGAACAGGCTCTCCGTCTGCGCCAGCTTCGACTCGACCTCGTCGAGCGCGTCGGCGGCGCGTCCGGCCAGCGCCGAGAGCCGCGGCGCGCCCCAGCGAGGCCCCTCGTCGCGGAGCAGCCGGCTCGCCGCGCGCGCCAGCCGCGAGAAGGCCGGCGCGCTGAAGGTCTCGTAGTGCCGCCGCGAGACCGAGTAGGGCTCGAAGCGGGACCGCACCGCGTTGGCGAGCCGGCTCCCCTCCTGCCGGCTCCGGTAGAAGCGCCGGCGGTAGAGCCCGACCAGCGCCAGCGCGCGCCGCACGTAGAGCGGGTTCGTGTCGCTCGAGGCCAGGTGGTAGACGGACTTCCGGCCGGGGGGATGAGGCCCCCCCGGACCCCCCGCTCGCTCCGGGGCAGCCTCCTCCGGCTGCCCCTCCGCTCGCCCGTCGAGCACGTCGGCGAGGATCGCGACGATGGCCGCCGCCACCAGGTCGACCGGGACGATGTCGAGGATGGCGCGCTCGCCCATCGGGTAGACGCGCTGCCCCTTGAGGCCCAGGAACGCGAGCGGCGCGCTGGTGGTGAACCCCTCGTTCCAGCCCGGGAACGGGTAGCGCAGCGCGGTCTCGACGATGGCCGGGCGCACCAGCGCGAAGCGGACGCCGCTCCGCGCGATGGCCTGCTCGCCCAGGCTCTTCGTGTAGGTGTAGGTGTTGGGCCAGCCCCAGTGCCGGGCGCGCTCCATCCCCAGGTCGACCAGCCGCTGCGAGATCCAGAGGCGCTTCTCGCGCCCGAGCGCGAGGCGCTCGGAGCGCGCGTCGCCGGCGCGCCCCTCGGCCCGCAGCCGCTCCTGGGCGCGCGCCCGCAGCTCCGACTGGAGGGCGGCGTCCTCGGCCTCCTCGCGCACGCGGGCGATGCGGCGCTCGCAGTCGGCGAGCTCGCGGTCGAGGTCGAAGTCGCGCGCGTCGAGGGTGGGGGCGGTGGGCCGGCCCTCGACCCCGTCGCGGCGCGGGAAGTAGCCCTCGAGCGCCTCGTCCTCGAACACCACCCCGCTGCGGTTGCCCGCCACGAAGCAGGTGGAGACGTGGACGAGCGCCGCGCCGGTGCGCCGGCACAGCTCGGCGGCGTGGCGCGCGCCGAGCGCGTTCACGTCGATGGCCAGCTCGAGCGAGGGGTTGAAGTCCACCAGCCCGGCGCAGTTCACCACCGCCCGCAGCGGCCCCAGCGCCGCCAGGTCGGCCTCGGAGAGCCCGCACAGCGGGTCGGAGACGTCGCCGGCGAGCGGGGCGCACTTCTCGCGCAGGAAGGCGTCCAGCCGCGCCCCGTGCCGCTCGCGGAGCGGGTCGAAGGGCCGGCTCGCCGCCACCTTGCCGAAGAAGCGCGCCTCGGCGGTGCCGCCGGTCCCGGGGCGCACCAGCACGAACACCTTCCCGATCTCCGGGTACCGGTGGAGCAGCATCGAGAGCATGACCTTGCCCACGAAGCCGGTGGCCCCGGTCACGAGGATGCGCTGGCCGCGGAGCGTCGCCGCGACGTCGAGGAGCCCGGCGGGCGGAGCTGAGGTCGGCTCGCTCATCCGAGGTTCTGCGTCATGACGATGGGCGGGTGGTGGAGCATCGCGATCTGGGCGCTCCGGCCGTGGTGGGCGCGCGCCAGGTCGATGGCGTCGGA
It encodes the following:
- a CDS encoding AMP-binding protein, whose product is MSEPTSAPPAGLLDVAATLRGQRILVTGATGFVGKVMLSMLLHRYPEIGKVFVLVRPGTGGTAEARFFGKVAASRPFDPLRERHGARLDAFLREKCAPLAGDVSDPLCGLSEADLAALGPLRAVVNCAGLVDFNPSLELAIDVNALGARHAAELCRRTGAALVHVSTCFVAGNRSGVVFEDEALEGYFPRRDGVEGRPTAPTLDARDFDLDRELADCERRIARVREEAEDAALQSELRARAQERLRAEGRAGDARSERLALGREKRLWISQRLVDLGMERARHWGWPNTYTYTKSLGEQAIARSGVRFALVRPAIVETALRYPFPGWNEGFTTSAPLAFLGLKGQRVYPMGERAILDIVPVDLVAAAIVAILADVLDGRAEGQPEEAAPERAGGPGGPHPPGRKSVYHLASSDTNPLYVRRALALVGLYRRRFYRSRQEGSRLANAVRSRFEPYSVSRRHYETFSAPAFSRLARAASRLLRDEGPRWGAPRLSALAGRAADALDEVESKLAQTESLFELFMPFVWENRYVFRCAHLRELYARLAPADQERLPWDPERLAWREYWLDVHMKGLEEWVFPGLEEESQKKVHPVKQHRDLLELLHASCETHRRRVALRMTGARKDRYTYAELGAAAERVAGALAARGVRPGDRVLLAAENRPEWGIAFFGVLAAGGVAVPVDAQLSQPELANLARSAGAKLALLSEEVAERAAELVQAWRGEGGPAPLGLAEALAGDPAAAPRLPPPQPDDVASLIYTSGTTGTPKGVLLTHRNFTSLVARLSSIFDLGPGDGLLSVLPLHHTFEFTCGLLVPLARGAEVEYLDELTADTLGDALESGRVTAMIGVPALWALLHRRITQELSARPGAVEAAARALMGANAGLRDRLGANLGKLLFWPVHRKLGGRLRILVSGGSALAPDVQRAFHELGFDLYEGYGLTEAAPVLAVSTPDDGPRAGTVGRPLPGVELRIDAPDARGVGEVLARGPNVMAGYWKAGSERPEVDEALTAEVLEGGWLRTGDLGRLDEAGRLVLVGRKKDVVIDADGKNVHPDEVEERYRSEDLVQELSVVGLRDGAFEKLAMLVVPRWEGRDRAEVRRRLEEHVRRVSASLPFHQRVKVWHVTDLELPKTSTRKVKRAWVAEELRKLEAAAQQGARARTAAREAAGDGWVLDLLAEVARRPRGSVTPASLLAADLGFDSLMLTELAAALEQAGVPASVTDGLHRLETAGELARAAGAAVHRAEREAPAPSAEKAAAEREPDVALPEPLSAIGRKLLAAGQRVLYRDLYRTEVRGRAFIPRDRNFLVVANHASHLDMGLVKVALGDQGERLAALAARDYFFDTPLKRAYFENFTNLIPMERSGSVRQSLRAAEEALRQGLNLLIFPEGTRSRDGALARFKPTAGYLALQCGVDALPVYIRGTHEALAPGRLVPRAADLAVVIGQPIAVADLRARTAHLARGEAHKEATRLMEEAVRALGGLGPTSNATSTATSTATSTATSTATSTATSTATSTATATATAKATSTATATAKATATAEATATGAPEDGDGAAPAPRVRGDAGGAGPAKVILAPEEHDS